From the Apus apus isolate bApuApu2 chromosome 4, bApuApu2.pri.cur, whole genome shotgun sequence genome, one window contains:
- the IGFBP7 gene encoding insulin-like growth factor-binding protein 7 — MPLSALLPLLLPLLAALAVPAPAAAGGCGPCEPARCPALPPRGCPLGRVRDACGCCWQCGRGEGEACGGGGGAGGRCAPGLECVKSRQRRKAKSGPAPALGPAAAGPPGVCLCKSRYPVCGSDGLTYASGCQLRAASLRAQSRGEPAISQRSKGACEQGPSIVTPPKDIWNVTGAQIYLSCEVMGIPTPVLIWNKIIRGQYGVQRMELLPGDRENLAIQTRGGPEKHEVTGWVLISPLSKEDAGEYECHASNAKGEATASAKIHVVETLHEIVLTKDGGAEL, encoded by the exons ATGCCGCTCTCCgcgctgctgccgctgctgctgccgctgctggcGGCGCTGGCGGTGCccgccccggcggcggcgggcggctgCGGGCCCTGCGAGCCGGCGCGGTgcccggcgctgccgccgcggggctgcccgcTGGGCCGTGTGCGGGACGCCtgcggctgctgctggcagtgcgGGCGCGGCGAGGGCGAGGcgtgcggcggcggcggcggggcgggcgggcgctgcGCCCCCGGCCTGGAGTGCGTGAAGAGCCGCCAGCGCCGCAAGGCCAAGAgcggcccggccccggctctcggccccgccgccgccggcccgcCCGGCGTCTGCCTCTGCAAGAGCCGCTACCCGGTGTGCGGCAGCGATGGGCTCACCTACGCCAGCGGCTGCCAGCTCCGCGCCGCCAGCCTGCGCGCCCAGAGCCGCGGCGAGCCCGCCATCAGCCAGCGCAGCAAGGGAGCCTGCGAGCAAg GACCCTCCATTGTGACCCCTCCCAAGGATATCTGGAATGTGACAGGAGCACAGATCTACCTGAGTTGTGAAGTCATGGGCATCCCAACCCCTGTCCTAATCTGGAACAAG ATAATTCGAGGACAGTATGGTGTCCAGAGAATGGAGCTTCTGCCTGGGGACCGGGAAAACTTGGCTATCCAGACCCGAGGGGGCCCTGAGAAACACGAAGTGACTGGCTGGGTGCTC ATATCTCCTCTAAGCAAAGAGGATGCTGGAGAATACGAGTGTCACGCATCAAACGCCAAAGGAGAGGCAACAGCTTCTGCAAAAATCCATGTTGTGGAAACTCTGCATGAAATAGTCCTGACCAAAG atGGTGGCGCAGAGCTGTGA